In one window of Deltaproteobacteria bacterium DNA:
- a CDS encoding DegT/DnrJ/EryC1/StrS family aminotransferase, which produces MNEHPALPVRMKGVRGEGATKWRVVPLDIMKFRHLFGLSFLDPPQGKTKELIEELIHLKKWGKNEGADEIISVVELLARLDQNPYLNLAIGKNSPILSLNREFTQAFFPRPPEKNPLLEYLVSKYKWQELPIYTTGCSNATNALTACLQAHGVEGGEVITTSYNYVAAPNAIVSAGATPHFVDIDPATFCMDIKSALKAVNKKTRAILLTPVNQCIDLLPLVKGLEKKGGEVALFQDVTTAIGSTLDGLGAGQVNPPSHGASVFSFAPSKVINGFGGALVVSHDLEFLKKIDSIAFHGLNPFNDEEVQTFGNNFKMNEICAAIALEQVKKKEALLAKRKQVKEWYDSALKPLIKKGEVALQEIQGDGVVTHYMIRLKKNYHRVILEMAQRFKIGLSHWYAFHLEPIYRLRFGMVTLPVTEAMYDKIVFLPFHVAMEEKDVEYIVSSLETVLTKASSGKA; this is translated from the coding sequence GTGAATGAGCATCCGGCTTTGCCGGTGCGAATGAAAGGGGTACGGGGGGAAGGAGCCACGAAGTGGCGAGTCGTTCCCCTCGATATTATGAAATTTCGTCATCTATTCGGACTTTCTTTTTTAGATCCTCCACAGGGGAAAACCAAAGAACTCATTGAAGAACTCATCCATCTAAAAAAGTGGGGAAAAAATGAAGGGGCGGATGAAATTATTTCGGTTGTCGAGTTGCTCGCTCGTCTGGATCAAAATCCCTACCTTAATCTCGCCATAGGAAAAAATAGTCCAATTTTATCTTTAAACCGTGAGTTCACTCAGGCTTTTTTCCCGCGGCCTCCTGAAAAAAACCCTCTGCTTGAATATCTTGTCTCCAAATACAAATGGCAGGAACTCCCCATCTATACAACCGGCTGTTCCAACGCAACCAATGCGCTGACAGCCTGTTTGCAAGCACATGGTGTGGAGGGTGGAGAGGTGATTACCACTTCCTATAATTATGTCGCCGCACCCAATGCCATTGTTTCCGCCGGCGCCACGCCGCATTTTGTTGACATTGATCCCGCCACATTTTGCATGGACATCAAGTCAGCTTTGAAAGCCGTGAATAAAAAAACGCGCGCCATTTTGCTCACACCGGTCAATCAATGTATTGATCTTTTGCCCTTGGTGAAAGGTTTGGAAAAGAAAGGGGGCGAGGTGGCTCTTTTTCAGGATGTCACGACCGCCATCGGTTCAACATTAGATGGGCTGGGCGCCGGGCAAGTCAACCCTCCGTCGCACGGAGCGTCTGTTTTTAGTTTTGCTCCCTCAAAGGTGATTAACGGTTTTGGCGGGGCTTTGGTGGTGTCGCACGATCTGGAGTTTTTGAAAAAAATAGATTCGATCGCGTTCCACGGCCTCAATCCCTTTAACGATGAAGAGGTTCAGACTTTCGGCAACAATTTTAAAATGAATGAAATCTGCGCCGCGATTGCGCTGGAACAGGTTAAGAAAAAGGAAGCACTGCTCGCCAAAAGAAAACAGGTCAAAGAGTGGTATGATTCTGCTTTAAAACCGTTGATCAAAAAAGGAGAGGTTGCGCTTCAGGAGATTCAGGGCGACGGAGTTGTGACCCACTACATGATTCGACTTAAGAAAAACTATCATCGCGTTATTTTAGAAATGGCACAGCGTTTCAAAATTGGATTATCGCATTGGTATGCTTTTCATCTGGAACCCATTTACCGTCTCCGCTTTGGAATGGTGACTCTTCCGGTCACGGAAGCAATGTATGACAAAATCGTGTTTCTCCCTTTTCATGTGGCGATGGAAGAAAAAGATGTGGAGTATATTGTTTCGTCTCTGGAGACTGTTTTAACCAAGGCCTCGTCAGGCAAGGCCTAA
- a CDS encoding 4-hydroxy-2-oxovalerate aldolase — MSKKPLQIMDVTVREGSYAIQYKFTARQVGEIALAIDTAGIPYMEVGNGGGLGVPDEYYRGIKPQSTDIEQLRTAKKNVKKCKIGLMANPSPFTKKEHIQAVKKEVDFLRIAARIDDIEAARENVETARTLEIPVFFQMMRSSKRSTKEIVKAAKKAESYGANAVYVVDTIGWFLPSQVREIILALKETVAIPIGFHAHNNLMLAVANSLAAVEAGVEYVDGSLLGFGRDAGNAQLEALVAVLQRTGHLKNVNLDKLLEAADQLIAPIMPETQGSPPLQIATAHANVCLYPIDIYQQIAHAAQIPLPDLIKKLGTYSESEPDIERVLKDLGKDPKEIFKKLGLA, encoded by the coding sequence ATGTCCAAGAAACCACTTCAGATAATGGATGTCACTGTGCGGGAAGGAAGTTATGCCATCCAGTACAAATTCACCGCCCGACAAGTTGGCGAAATAGCACTTGCCATTGATACAGCGGGCATTCCCTACATGGAAGTTGGCAACGGAGGGGGCTTGGGTGTTCCCGATGAATATTATCGCGGGATCAAACCGCAATCGACCGATATCGAACAACTTCGCACCGCCAAAAAAAATGTCAAAAAATGCAAAATCGGTTTGATGGCCAATCCCTCCCCTTTCACGAAAAAAGAACATATTCAGGCCGTCAAAAAAGAGGTCGACTTTTTAAGGATCGCCGCCCGCATCGATGACATTGAAGCGGCAAGGGAGAATGTCGAAACGGCACGCACTTTGGAAATCCCCGTTTTCTTTCAGATGATGCGTTCTTCAAAGCGCTCCACCAAGGAAATTGTGAAGGCCGCAAAAAAAGCGGAAAGTTATGGCGCAAATGCGGTGTATGTTGTCGACACCATCGGTTGGTTTCTTCCTTCACAGGTGCGCGAAATTATTTTGGCTCTGAAGGAAACGGTTGCCATACCCATCGGCTTTCATGCCCACAACAATCTGATGCTGGCTGTGGCCAATTCTCTCGCGGCCGTGGAAGCGGGCGTGGAATATGTCGATGGAAGTCTTCTGGGTTTTGGGCGCGATGCGGGCAATGCACAACTGGAGGCTTTGGTTGCTGTATTGCAACGCACGGGACATCTCAAAAATGTAAATCTCGATAAACTTCTGGAAGCCGCAGATCAACTCATCGCACCGATCATGCCGGAGACGCAAGGCTCCCCTCCTTTGCAAATAGCTACGGCGCATGCCAATGTTTGTCTTTATCCCATCGACATCTACCAACAGATTGCCCACGCCGCGCAAATTCCTCTTCCTGATTTGATTAAAAAATTGGGAACCTATTCCGAATCGGAACCCGATATCGAAAGAGTACTCAAAGATTTAGGAAAAGATCCAAAAGAAATTTTCAAAAAATTAGGCCTTGCCTGA
- the meaB gene encoding methylmalonyl Co-A mutase-associated GTPase MeaB, giving the protein MTMKNFRELSKTLSRIENREEGSLALLKKFYAQRKGASVLGITGLPGAGKSTLVDQLIHLLRGQKKTVGVIAIDPSSPFTGGALLGDRVRMQRHATDEGVFIRSLGSRGAHGGLSRATHDAIVCLDAFGFDQIIVETVGVGQTELDIMGLVTTTVVVLVPESGDTIQTIKAGLTEIADIFVVNKADREGAHSLQQMLQSMITMGTNSDKERTMDHGLGTRDHEKIMNDEPWTRGGDIPVLLTEANKGVGVTELWKSVLEHQTHLKNEPTHKQHQIAIRREQFMELCGEAFKEKIQKELETKKKWKTLVEKVAADKLNPYEALEKILRK; this is encoded by the coding sequence ATGACCATGAAAAATTTCAGAGAACTTTCAAAAACATTGAGCCGCATTGAAAACCGCGAAGAGGGGAGTCTTGCACTCCTGAAGAAATTTTATGCACAGAGGAAAGGCGCTTCCGTTTTGGGAATCACCGGTTTGCCCGGGGCCGGAAAATCCACTCTGGTGGACCAGTTGATTCATTTATTGCGTGGTCAGAAAAAAACCGTTGGTGTGATTGCAATCGATCCATCGAGTCCTTTCACCGGCGGCGCGCTTTTGGGCGATCGCGTGCGCATGCAACGTCATGCCACGGACGAGGGAGTTTTCATTCGTTCGCTGGGAAGCCGCGGCGCGCATGGCGGGCTCTCGCGCGCAACACATGATGCGATTGTTTGTCTCGATGCTTTCGGTTTTGATCAGATCATTGTGGAAACGGTGGGTGTGGGGCAAACGGAATTGGACATCATGGGACTTGTTACAACAACGGTGGTGGTGTTGGTACCCGAATCAGGCGACACGATTCAAACCATCAAGGCGGGCCTCACCGAAATCGCCGATATTTTTGTGGTGAATAAAGCCGATAGAGAGGGCGCGCATTCGTTGCAACAAATGCTTCAGTCGATGATCACGATGGGAACGAACAGCGATAAAGAAAGGACTATGGACCATGGACTAGGGACTAGGGACCATGAAAAGATCATGAATGATGAACCATGGACCCGTGGAGGCGACATTCCTGTTTTATTGACCGAAGCGAATAAGGGAGTTGGTGTTACGGAGCTTTGGAAATCCGTGTTGGAACATCAGACTCATCTTAAAAACGAACCGACGCACAAACAGCACCAAATCGCTATCCGCCGTGAGCAGTTTATGGAACTCTGCGGAGAAGCCTTCAAAGAAAAGATCCAAAAAGAGTTGGAGACGAAGAAAAAATGGAAAACCTTGGTCGAAAAAGTAGCCGCGGACAAACTGAATCCCTACGAAGCACTGGAAAAAATCTTGAGAAAATAG
- a CDS encoding nucleotidyl transferase AbiEii/AbiGii toxin family protein, translated as MVKKKISDPFKATLTDLLVWFRKSPVQGLIIGGVAVSLLSRPRFTEDIDAMILLDGSKWASFLESGAQFGFVSRIPDPLHFARRTRMLLLKHIESKVEVDISLGGLPFEEESMRRKQKVKMAGITIPLPTPEDLVIMKAVAHRKQDLADVVSIIESNSRLSLSRIRKWVKEFARVLEMPEIYTDLDKLLKKKS; from the coding sequence ATGGTTAAAAAGAAAATATCAGATCCCTTTAAAGCAACGCTCACTGATTTGCTTGTCTGGTTTCGCAAAAGCCCGGTTCAGGGCTTAATCATTGGGGGTGTTGCCGTTTCGCTTCTAAGCCGTCCCCGTTTTACAGAGGACATTGATGCCATGATTTTGCTGGATGGATCGAAATGGGCTTCTTTTTTGGAATCCGGTGCACAATTTGGTTTTGTTTCCCGAATTCCTGATCCATTGCATTTTGCCCGACGAACTAGAATGCTACTTTTGAAACATATTGAAAGCAAAGTGGAGGTTGATATCTCTTTGGGGGGCTTGCCATTCGAGGAAGAAAGCATGCGTCGCAAACAAAAAGTGAAGATGGCCGGAATTACCATTCCCTTGCCGACTCCGGAAGATTTGGTGATTATGAAAGCAGTTGCGCATCGCAAGCAGGACTTGGCCGATGTTGTATCAATTATTGAATCCAATTCGCGCTTGAGTCTGTCTCGTATTCGGAAATGGGTCAAAGAATTTGCCAGAGTTCTTGAGATGCCGGAAATTTACACCGATCTGGACAAACTGCTTAAAAAGAAATCATAA